A window of Acidobacteriota bacterium genomic DNA:
GTGGCCACATTGGCCATGGTTCGTCTTTGGGGAAACAACTGATGAATGTGGAGGCTTGCTACACGGCAACGACTTCGAGTTCCGGGTCAACTTCGCTCCGCAGGATATGCTGGATGGCGTACAGCGTTCCGGAAATGGAGCTTGGGCAGCTTCCACAGGCGCCTTGATACCGGACCGATAAGGTTTTTCCTTCAAGTCCCATAATTTGCAGGCCACCACCATCCCCAGCCAGCCCAGGTCGGATCCGAAGGTCCAAAATTTCATTGATTTGATCCAGCTTGGGGTTCAATCCGGGCAAAAAGGCCGCCTCCGCTGGCACCTGGGCGGCAATCGAAGCCGCTGCTCGAATTGGGATTGCCACCTGACGCAGCAATTCATCCCAACCAATTTCATTGTCTTTGGTAATGGTCACAAAGCGGTCCATGATAAAGACGCTCTTGACGTGTGGAATCGTAAACAGCGATTCGGCCAGCGGGTCTGAAGCTGCCTCCGCCGGGGTGGCGAAACTGTGTGAGACACCTGGCGCGGTCAATGGTTCTTTCAAAATGATCTTGCGAGCATTTGGATTTGGCGTGTATTCGATATCCTCAATCTTAGGCATACCCCCATACTCCTCGTTGAAAAATTGCAGATGATGAGTGAAAAGGGAAGCCTACAGGAGGTGGGGGCGCCCGGTCTATCCGACTTTCCAGTCCAGAGGAGTGTCCGGCTCACCTGTGTTGGCGGGTGGTTCGTCAGTCCCATCTGGAGCAGCGAGTGCCGCAAGCTGGATTTCCAGCAACGCAAGCCGGTCATTGAGTGCTACCAGTTCATACCCCATGTCACATTCATCCAGATAGGTCCATTTGTATTCCGGATCATCAGACAGAATCACAATGTCTTTTTGGTTCGTTGGGAACTTGATCAACATTTTAAATGGATCTGTCTCAACCGGGCTTGGGTATAAATCACCATAGCCAATCTCGCCAGTGGATTTTTTAACTACTTTGAAAGCCATATCCTTGATTCCAAATACCTTAAATTTGATCTGGGTCTTGTCCAAGCTGACGGAGCAATTCAGCAAGGCGTGCGGCTTTTTGCTCAGCTTCGATGGCTTTTTGCTCGGCTTGTTCAGCTCGACGCAATGCGGATTCTTTTTCTCTTCGTTCCTGTTCCAGGCGTTCGTCGAGGTGTGGAATCCAGTGGCCAGACTTGTCATACCACCGGAGCCAAAGCCGATGATTGTCGTGGTAGCTGCCTTCCCATAGCCCAAGTCCTAATTCGATTTCTTCAAACCAAAATCGCCCTTGATGATTGAGCACTTCCTCATACCGTGTCCCCGACAATTTCAGGATTTTTAACTCGTCCGTATGTCGGCTGAAGAGCACATAATAGGGAACCCGCAAAATTTGCTCGTAAACCTCCCATTTGGAAGGGGATTCGCCTAGTTTTCGAGGTCGAGATTTGCCAAGGTCTTCATCTTTGGTACTTTCCGACAGGAATTCAACAATGATCATGGGCGCCGTTCCTTCCTGCCAAATCACATAGCTGTCACGCAATTTCCGTCCGTTTTTCACGCCAACCGCAACAAACCAATCTGGCCGCTTGCACTGGCCGGTGTTATGCACGTTGAAATACAAATTCACATCTGCGGCGATACAGATTTCTTCGGGCGCATAAACCGGTGACTGAAATGTGTCTTCGAGTAGACGGGGCTGCCAAAGATGAAAAAAGTCTGGCACACCTGGGTCTCCTATCTGTTCGGATGGTAGATCTTCCATGGTTGGAAGTGTTTCTTTTGGTGGCAACGGGTGGTCCAATGTTTGATATTTGGTGGACATTTCTGGCCTCCTAAAAGAATGTAGAATAAATAAGTTATCTGCCGCTTGAACAAAGTTTCCAGGGAAGGGTGGTCTTGGTTTTCACCAAATCAAATATATCGTAGCCCCAATTTCATTGTTTCCGCAACAAAATGAAATGTCGTTAAGAAACAGGCTCAAATTGTTTGTGCCCTACAGGTTAAAAGGTTCTTCATTTTATATTCCTCATTTGAACCGGTTCAATCAGGTCAGCCGGAGTAAACCCAAAAATTCGCGAATAGAAATAAAACTCGCCGTCGAGCGTGCGCTTGATGTTTTCAGCTTTGCGGAAGCCGTGTTGTTCGCCTTCATAAGCCACATAGGCCACCGGAAGCCCTTTTCGTTCCAGTGCCGCCACCATCATTTCCGCCTGATTGGGAGGAACGACTTTGTCTTCCAACCCTTGAAAGAAAATCACTGGACACGAAAGCTGGTCAACAAAGTGAATCGGCGACCGTTCGACGCACACCCGTTCCCAGTCAGGCCCGAACAGAAAATCCTGGTATCGGGATTCGAACTTGTGGGTGTCACGCACCAGTGCCAGGGCATCGCTTACGCCATAAAAACTGGCCCCGGCGTGAAATACATTGTGAAAGGTCAATGCACAGAGCACGGTGTAGCCTCCGGCACTGCCGCCATCAATCGCCAGCCGGTTGGCATCTACCAGCCCTTGACCCACCACATACCGGGCCGCGTTGATGCAATCCTGGACATCAACCACACCCCACTCAGCACGAAGCCGCTCGCGGTACTCGCGTCCATATCCAGTACTGCCGCCATAATTGACATCCAGTACGGCAAAACCACGACTGGTCCAGTATTGATACCCCCAGGTCAAAATCGGATAGGTCTGTCCGGTCGGACCGCCATGACATTTGACCAGCAGCGGAGGTTTTTCACCTTCAGGTGCCTCGAAATCAGGATTGGTCGGCGGATAATAAAAAGCATGGGCCGTCAACCCCTGCTCGGTTGGAAATTCAATTGCCTGGGGAACCGACAAAAACCGTTCGTCAACCGCCAGGGTGCTGGATGTGCGCAACACTTCGACCTGAAGCGTCTCCAGGTCAAGCCGAACCACCTGACTCGATTCAGTTGGAGACGCAGCACAAAAAACCGCCGCACCCGGAACCGTACTCACATTCCAAATTTTGGTGTAGGGAAGATCAATTTTGCGAAAGTCGCCAGTCTGCAGATTGATTGTGGCCAGACGCGATTGGCCGTGCTCAATGTAGCTGCACACCATCCGTTCAGCCGACTCAATCGCAAACAGGGTCATGCCAAATACCCAGTGGGGTTCGGCAAATTCGGCGTTCATTGGGCACACCGGCTGAATATCACCTGACTTCCACCGATAGAGATTCCACCAGCCGGTTTGGTCTGACACAAAATACAATTCGCCGGAAGGTGACCAGGTTGGCTGGACAATTGATTCCGTCCGGCCACCAGCCATCAGAGAGCGGTTGATGAGTTCACTGGATTCAGCAACTTCGGCCATCCATAGCTCAGTGCCATCCCAGGGAAGGTTGGGGTGTGACCATTCAATCCAGGTCAAAAACTTTCCGTCGGGACTCAGTCTCGGCGTGGAGTAAAAATCATTGCCTTCCACCAGCACCGAAATGGTTCCAGATCCATCGAGTGTGACCGCACCCAGAAAGTTCCGGGCTTCGTGATCTTCCGGTGAGTGATCTTCGCACACACAAATCAGCCGCTGATGGGCTCGATCAATGGCTGCATCCGCATATCGCATTTGGGTTTCCGGCGTGATCGCTTCAGGTGCGGACCCTGAACTTGTGCGGTACAGCCGTTGATCCCGGTAGTTTGAAAAGTACACCGTCTGTGTGTCAATGAGCACCGGAGCGCCGCCGTATTCGTGAACTCTGGTTCGCGCGTTAAAGCCTTCGGGAATCAAATCAGTCGTTGTCCCATCGCCATTCCATTTGACCAGGACGCTCCGTCCAGCCTCAAGCGGGCGACCTTCAATCCAGTACATGTCGTGGCCTGACACGTGGATTTCGAGCAGGTTGACGGTTTTGGCGACAATCAAATCAGAGGAAATTGGGGATTTCCACGAACCAAACGGAGCACTGTGGAGTGATGTCATAGGAGTCAGGGTTCAGGGTTCAGGGTTCAGGGGCATAAGCGCCAGGATAAGGATTTCAGGCCCGCAGGGTCGTCGTGCAATAGCCGTGGTGCGAAGCCCACGGTTTCTCGGCCAGAACCAGACCCAGGCCAGGCAATGGTGTCGTTTGGTGTCTACGGAAGGAGCTCAGGTTTCCTTATCCTGGCGCTTATGGGGTTCAGGGTTCAGGGGTGTGTGAACCTCACCAGTCTATGAGTTGGCCAAAAGGAGTTTTTCCAGCACCGCCATTCGTACGGCCACGCCGTTTTGGACCTGTTCCAGGATTTTGGATTGGACTGAATCAGCAATTTCAGAAGCAATTTCCACGTTTCGGTTGATTGGACCAGGGTGCAACACAATCGCATTCGGGCGAGCCAGATCAAGTCGGGATTGATTCAGGCCATAGAACTTGAAGTACTCGCCCAGGGTTGGCAGGAAGGCACTGTTTTGGCGTTCGCGCTGGATTCGCAACATCATAATGGCATCGGCATCAGTTACGGCATCTTGAATGGAATTATAAACCGTTGCTGTTCCAGGATTTCCATCCGCCAGATGTTCTATTCCATCCGCCAGTAACGTTCTGGGACCGCCAATTCGAACCTGGGCGCCGAGTTTGGTCAGCAAATGAACATTTGAGCGGGCCACCCGACTGTGAAGCACATCGCCCAGAATTGCCACCGTCAACCCGGCGATTTTCCCGAAATGTCGCCGAATCGTGAGCGCATCAAGCAGCGCCTGGGTGGGATGTTCATGCGCACCGTCTCCGGCATTGATGAAATGCGCCTGTGAAAAATTCGCCAGATGGGCCGGCACTCCCGAAGTCGAGTGCCGAACCACCACCGCATCGGGTCGCATGGCATCCAGGGTCAAAATGGTATCGCGAAGCGTCTCGCCTTTCGTCACACTTGAGGCGCCAACGACCAGATTGACCACTTCCATTCCAAGACGCTTGGCCGCGATTTCAAATGACGTGCGGGTGCGGGTCGAGGCTTCAAAAAACAAATTCACCAGCGTCCGCCCGGCACATCGGGAGAGCGTTGCTTGATCAGGAGTTTCGAGTGGAAGAAAGCCATCAGCTCGATCCAGCACATCAAGAATCATCTGAATGTTGAGCGGGCGAATGCCAAGTAAGTCTTTCATAATGAGCGAGGTAGCGAGGTAGCGAAGTAGCGAGGTAGCGAGGTAGCGAGGTAGCGAGTAGTCAGAACAAATACTCCCAAATTTGAAGTGTTCAAAAATTATTGACAGCCTCCAGAACTTAAAGGTCAAGGATCCAATTCAAACTGTGATGGATTGACTACTCGCTACTCGCTACCTCGCTACTCGCTCTTGCTCTTCGCTTCAACAATGAGCACCTGATTGATGTCGTCAATGCTATCAATCATGACTTTGACGATTTCGCTGGCTTTGGTGGCCACTTTTTCGCCAATGTAATCGGCCTGGATCGGGAGTTCGCGAAAGCCCCGGTCAACCATGACGGCGAGTTGAACGCATTTCGGGCGACCGATATGAAAGAGTGCATCCAGCGCCGCCCGGATGGTGCGTCCGGTATAGAGCACGTCGTCCACCAGCACGATGGTGTAGGAAGTGATGTCTTCCGGCATTTCGGTTTGGTTGACAACCGGAGCACTGGCGACCAGGGTCAGGTCATCGCGATAGAGTGTGATATCCAGGATTCCAACCGGAGGGCGGCTCCCTTCGAGTTCGGCAATCCGGTCGGCCATGCGTTCAGCCAGCGGAACGCCACGTCGTCGGATTCCGGTTAACAGCAAATCCTGGCTGCCGTGGTTGCGTTCCACGATTTCAGACGCCATGCGGGCCAGAACCCGGTTCATTTGAGGCGCGTCCATCAGACGGACTTTTTCAATGAATTCCATAAAAATGTCTCGGTTTTTTAGTCAGTCGCCGGTAGTCGGTCGTCAGTCGTTCATCAACTTGAGGAGATTGAGTGATTTAACTGGCTACAACGGCAGATTGGTGATGAAAAATGAGTTGTGAAAAGGACGGTCGTAGCTTGTAACACAGGAAACAGCCGTGTCTCAAGCACGAGAAAAACTTTCAATTCACTTAAAAAAATTTGGCTGAAGAAAAGGCAGTGCGTGAGCCTGCTTTCTCCAGCCAAAAATCAAATCATCAAGTCTGAATCCAAACCTGGGTGGTCCTACTGCTCAGGCGTGTCGTTTCTGCTTCTACCGGATTTTGTGGTATGCCAGGCTCACCTTGGAAAGAAAGGGCCTGTCAGTACCACCCGCGTCAGTGGGCCTGGTTGCTTCCAAACCCACCCGCTCACACGGGTGGTACTCACTAAGTACCGATTGTGATTGGTGGAAACACAAGAAGGAACGAAGCATTGCTGCCATCAAGCGATTCGATCAAATAAACTTATCGAACGACTGACAACGAACTGGTATTATTGTTCTGGTGAGTTGTTCTCCAAAATATCCAGAAAGACCCGAATCGTTTTGCCTTCGATGAGCGCCACATCATAGTTGCGATCACCTCCGAAATTCCCAACTACGATTCGGGTATCGAGGCTAGTTGAGGCGCCTTCATACCGAATGACCGGCACCCCATTGGCCAAAAGAATCCGATTGGTTGGGTTTGCTTCGTCCTGGGCTAAACCCAGTACCGACCCGTTTCCAGCCTGTGGCGCCTGGGCCATTCCCAGCAGCTTGAAGTTTTCCGGAAGTGAAAATTCAGTTGACGCCAGGTAGTTTCCGCTTCCATCGGTGGAATACACCCGTACCCGGTCGTCTCCCAATACCAGCAGGTCCGTTCCGCTGTACACAAAATCCACCGTTCCAACCGAAGGGATCACATCCCGAGTGACAATTTCCGATTCAATCGGAGTCCCAAACGTCGTGGCCGAAGTCCGGGGGAACACCAGAAGTCGGCGCTGGTTGTCCCCATCTTCAGCAATTGCCAGCACATCAACCAGGTCATCCTGATTCACATCAAGCACTTTCAACCCTCGGAGCGGAGTCGAACCTGAAGTTGGAATCACAATCGGCGGGCCAAAGGTTCGGTCTGGCCTTTCAGCTCGAACGGTCAATTCCGTTCCGCCAGTGACCTTCAGGAAGGCATACACTTGCTGAACGCCACCAATCCGGACAAAATCAATTCCACGCGCCATGGCCTCACATTCCTGGCTCAGGCCGGTTTCAAACGGGTCACTTCCTACAACGCCAAGGTTGCGGTCCAGATAAAGGGTAGTTGCTGGTTGAGGTTGGCCAACTGGTTGAGCCAAAATATCGAGTTCAAAATCTCGGGAAGTATTGAACTGTCCAGATTCGGCACTGAGTGTCGCACCAAACGGCAGGTTGAACCGGGAATCAAAACTGAATGAGCCAGTTCCGGAACTGAAATAGATTTGACTGGCCTGGTCGGGAAATCCGATGAACAGGTCATCTGGCCCGTCTCCACCAAAATTCCAGGTGACCACCGACGTCACATCGGAGTGAAGCAAAGTGACTTTGGTTTGGGAAACTGTGATGAGACCAAGGCCAGTTGTTCCTCCACGAACCACCGACACCCAGGCAGAACGTCCCTGGTAGCCCTCAATTGGCTCTTCGACGCTGACCGAAACTGCTTTTCCAAACGGTAGCGTGGGCACACCTACAAACTCAAAAAAGCCCCCCGCGTCAGTAACCGTGGTCTGGTTGTCGCTTTGGAGCGTCACCTGGGCATTGGCAACACCAGTTCCGATTGGAGTCACCACCCTTCCGGTCACAGTCGTCAATGGATCTGGAGCGATTTGAATCGTCACCGGTGCGGCTTCCCCGACATTCCCGGCAGAGTCAATCGCGCGGGCTTCGAACGTGAGTTGCGTTCCCGGCGCGGCATTCGGAACCGTGTAGGACAGTTGGAACGGCGCTTCGGTCAAATTGGCGGCAACCTGGCCGTTGATTTTGATTTCGACCCCGACCACGGCACTGTCATCGGTGGCGGAAACCGCAATCGGGAACGTTTCGCCTCCCACAACCGTCAGATCAGCCGTTGGCGATGTAATTTCAGCCTGTGGTGCAACGTCATTGCGATCCGTCTGGTTGTACTGGCTGATGATGAGTCGCGAATCTCCTGTGCGCTGGTTTTGATTGCCGTTGATCGCAGATGCTGTCAGGTAGGTAAACGATTCATCCACGGCAATTCCAGTTGCAAACCGGTAGCGGTTGATACCGCCGGGTACATCCAGGCGTGACGCTGGAACCACTCCAGCCAGGACCGCACGCGACTGGTTTTCAGGTATGACATACACTGGAATAAACCCAACTGAAAGCCCTCGACCAATCGCACTAAAGATCAGGTTTCCGTGGACTTCCAGATCGGAAAGAATCGTGAGTTCAAGTGGTGTCACCCCAGCGATTTGCGGAGACTCAGGGTCCTGGACATTGACTGAAAGCAGGCCATTCTCAAATGTTTCCGACGACCGTCCAGCAATCAGC
This region includes:
- a CDS encoding aspartate carbamoyltransferase catalytic subunit, whose amino-acid sequence is MKDLLGIRPLNIQMILDVLDRADGFLPLETPDQATLSRCAGRTLVNLFFEASTRTRTSFEIAAKRLGMEVVNLVVGASSVTKGETLRDTILTLDAMRPDAVVVRHSTSGVPAHLANFSQAHFINAGDGAHEHPTQALLDALTIRRHFGKIAGLTVAILGDVLHSRVARSNVHLLTKLGAQVRIGGPRTLLADGIEHLADGNPGTATVYNSIQDAVTDADAIMMLRIQRERQNSAFLPTLGEYFKFYGLNQSRLDLARPNAIVLHPGPINRNVEIASEIADSVQSKILEQVQNGVAVRMAVLEKLLLANS
- a CDS encoding S9 family peptidase is translated as MTSLHSAPFGSWKSPISSDLIVAKTVNLLEIHVSGHDMYWIEGRPLEAGRSVLVKWNGDGTTTDLIPEGFNARTRVHEYGGAPVLIDTQTVYFSNYRDQRLYRTSSGSAPEAITPETQMRYADAAIDRAHQRLICVCEDHSPEDHEARNFLGAVTLDGSGTISVLVEGNDFYSTPRLSPDGKFLTWIEWSHPNLPWDGTELWMAEVAESSELINRSLMAGGRTESIVQPTWSPSGELYFVSDQTGWWNLYRWKSGDIQPVCPMNAEFAEPHWVFGMTLFAIESAERMVCSYIEHGQSRLATINLQTGDFRKIDLPYTKIWNVSTVPGAAVFCAASPTESSQVVRLDLETLQVEVLRTSSTLAVDERFLSVPQAIEFPTEQGLTAHAFYYPPTNPDFEAPEGEKPPLLVKCHGGPTGQTYPILTWGYQYWTSRGFAVLDVNYGGSTGYGREYRERLRAEWGVVDVQDCINAARYVVGQGLVDANRLAIDGGSAGGYTVLCALTFHNVFHAGASFYGVSDALALVRDTHKFESRYQDFLFGPDWERVCVERSPIHFVDQLSCPVIFFQGLEDKVVPPNQAEMMVAALERKGLPVAYVAYEGEQHGFRKAENIKRTLDGEFYFYSRIFGFTPADLIEPVQMRNIK
- a CDS encoding Uma2 family endonuclease, with amino-acid sequence MSTKYQTLDHPLPPKETLPTMEDLPSEQIGDPGVPDFFHLWQPRLLEDTFQSPVYAPEEICIAADVNLYFNVHNTGQCKRPDWFVAVGVKNGRKLRDSYVIWQEGTAPMIIVEFLSESTKDEDLGKSRPRKLGESPSKWEVYEQILRVPYYVLFSRHTDELKILKLSGTRYEEVLNHQGRFWFEEIELGLGLWEGSYHDNHRLWLRWYDKSGHWIPHLDERLEQERREKESALRRAEQAEQKAIEAEQKAARLAELLRQLGQDPDQI
- a CDS encoding NifU family protein, producing MPKIEDIEYTPNPNARKIILKEPLTAPGVSHSFATPAEAASDPLAESLFTIPHVKSVFIMDRFVTITKDNEIGWDELLRQVAIPIRAAASIAAQVPAEAAFLPGLNPKLDQINEILDLRIRPGLAGDGGGLQIMGLEGKTLSVRYQGACGSCPSSISGTLYAIQHILRSEVDPELEVVAV
- the pyrR gene encoding bifunctional pyr operon transcriptional regulator/uracil phosphoribosyltransferase PyrR, whose product is MEFIEKVRLMDAPQMNRVLARMASEIVERNHGSQDLLLTGIRRRGVPLAERMADRIAELEGSRPPVGILDITLYRDDLTLVASAPVVNQTEMPEDITSYTIVLVDDVLYTGRTIRAALDALFHIGRPKCVQLAVMVDRGFRELPIQADYIGEKVATKASEIVKVMIDSIDDINQVLIVEAKSKSE